ttttttttttcaaattttagttttttttccATCACCACCCACCCTATTTTTTTCCCCActacccctccccccccccaaaattatactttttttactttttttgtaatttcaaatttctgtgTTTTTCGTTTTTCGGCACCACCCACCCCCCACCTACCCCCCGACacaaaaaaaagttatttttaaattatttcttttgtgattttcaaatttctgttttttcgtttttctgcaccctccccctcccctccccccaccccaccccaccccaccccacctcCTCTCCCCCAACACACACACCCcacaaaaaaagttttttttttactttttttttaaatttcaaatttctattttttttgttttattgtcCCCCCTCCCCCCGggaaatttatatatattttcagttttagttttttcatctttcgatttacaggttcgaaattttacgagttccaaagttatgagttcagagGTTTACGTGTTTgaaagtttacgggtttagaaattataaagtttacgggttcgaaagttcgcggtttcgaaagtttaacggttcagaagtttatgaaatttgtgggttcggaaggttgttggttcgaagtttatgacttcatgtttattgtatctaaattatttatgaatactcttgagaagttattttccttaatttgcataCCAAACACCGGAAATTGAATAAAATTACTACTTGTTTATATtttttataccaaacacaccctaaagcAACATTATTATTCAACAACATCCAAATTGACTGGATAAGAAATTGCTTGTGCTTCAAGATAGAAGCCAACATCTTGGCTATCGTAGTCGAGTGGTAATAAACCTTTATTTGGAATGTGGAAAATTACTCATTGTCCTTTTGGCACATGACTCAAACTTGTAGCGACAAAAagcaagaaaataatataatatgtaTGCTAGTATATGAACAGAATAAATGATCTAGTCTGTATGTTGCTCCAAAGTGTTGGAAAATCATTCCTAGAGTTTTCAAAGTATAATTTGATATTATTGGACATTGTCATGTGTTCCGATCCATAGTCTTGCTAAAAATTTAAGTTATATTTGTTGATGGGGTTAAAAAAAAAGACCATTAATTCACTTATAAGGTCAATTAAGTGTAAATCTTTGTAATAAACATTAGTATTTAATAACCTGGTAAAATTATTAAGTAACTAACTTGCTATTAAATGTTAAAATAAATTAATGGtgtaaaaaataatttcatacgTCAGAGTATATCATATGGGTATAAGAGTGATTCCTTGCTTCCTAAAAGgtaaaaaagattttctttaccgTAATAGGAAAGTTAACACTTTGCACTTTTAACACTGTCAAGTCTGATCTTAGTTAAACCAAAAAAATGTCTGATCTTAGACTTACCATTAATCTTTAACAATGATGCGGAATAAGCTGTATTAATAGTGTATGGATTAGTAATACAGGGTCAATAATGTAATTATTAGTTATGTAGAAATTATTTCTTATCCACTGTTTGGTGTGATGTATTAAAAATTAAAGTACAttacataatttttaagaaaattagttgtttacaaaaatgtctTCCATATTCTTTAGCTTTAAGAGacacaattttgtctttaaccatgctaATACATGCATCAATAGTCTTTGTATTGCTAATACCATAGTTTGATATGTATTAATTATACATAAAATAATACCAAATAGGTTatataactaatgcttgtattagcTATACATAGGTTGAAAAAGTGTATCAAACAAGGTATTACTAATAcgcaaagctaatgcatgcattattttcttTAATGCACTCTACCAAACGATCTCTAAGTCTCATCTTAGACTTGCAATTGATCTTTAAGctttaaggggtcatttggttggGAAACAAGCTACCCATGATTAATTATTTAGGAATTAGTTATCCATCCTCCTATAgggataaaaaaatatatattacaaTTCCGAGATAATTAATCTCGGAATTAATTATATCACAATTTATCTCAaacaaatatgaaataaaatctcaaatttaATCTCGGGATTAATTATTCCTCTCGTCAGTGTGGTAGTATTTGTTTTTGACACAAAAGCCACCAGCCTTGTCGACTACAAGTGAAGTGCCCCAGAATTCAAACCACCTATATTAGCTTCTCTCCTTTTGACTTCTGAAAACCATTCTGTCAAAAACTTTTCCTTTTTCCTCAAATATGGCAGTGTTCCCACATCACATTTGAATCTTGTCCTCTTACCACAACTATCCCACCGCCTTAGATTTTTTTCTTTCTGTCCTTTCAATAATTGAACCAAGAAAACAAAAACCATGGCCATTGATATGATCTCTGAAGCTCCAAGCTTAACCACAAGTCCAAGAATCTCTTTTTCCCATAATCTTTGCCACAAAGATATTGCTACTACTACTAATGCCAGTAATGATTTTAATTCTGAATTTGATTTCTGTATTAGCAGTAGCACAGATACAGAAACTTCCTCAGCAGATGAGCTGTTTTCAGATGGCTTAATTCGTCCTCTTCAACTTCAAGAAAAGTTCGTCACTTCTTCAAAACAGTTTCCTTTATCAAAGACTCAAACTTTATTTAATTCTATTCCGCCCCTTCCAGTTTCCTCATCAGAAAATGAAATTTCAAAGCAAGAAATCAAATCAGAGCAGCAACAAAAGAATCTATCTAATTCTATTTCCTTTTGGGGTATTAAGAGAAGTAGTAGTGTTCATTGTGTTAATACACATAAAAAAAGCTCATTTTGGTCATTACCTTTATTATCCCGAAGCAATTCTACTGGTTCAGTTCCTAATTCAAAGCAATCAGTACAGAAACAAAGTAGTGCGCAATGGAAACAAATGAAGAATTCATCATCAGCAGCAGCAGCTAGTTTTTATACATCTCAAAAGCCACCATTGAGAAAGAATTATGGTAATGCTATTCGGATTAGTCCAATTCTGAATGTTCCATTTGGTTTGGGGTCTCTGTTTTGCAATGGGAAAGATAATAAGAAGAGTAAGAAATGATTTTTGTGTGTTTCGGTTATTCTCATAACTTTAATGAAATTACATCACATTTTGTTATTAATTCAagttttttcatgattttttttattctttttagtCATTCAACATAAGCAAAGAATCTGTGTTCTGTTCTGGATATTTGCAGAAGTTGGGTACATCCTTAGTTTCAATTTAGACAActtagtttgactcggcacgtgAGAGAAAAGGAAGTTTTTGAAATTTATGGTTTAAAAGCTTAATGGGTAAAATCTTTGTGGAGCTATgatatttgtttgtttataaaagcttcttattaaggataaaatggattaaaatgaagagtttaaagttaaattattttcaatcGTAGAAATTTGGCATTCTTTTTTAGACGGAATAATAAGGAAAGTGTGTCGTATAAATTGAAAAGGGGGAGTACTATTTTATCTCATGTGACTTATCCAAACTATTTaggggtgaaattcaaaaatagccagattacaagtggtaattgaaaaatagtatagtttcaaaagtaatcgaaatttagtcatttttcatataaagataaatgtgaacgaaaatactgttcaaataCTAGTCAATTTTGCAAACGCTGTCTATTTTTTAATTATCCGTCTGAAAACTGGCTAGCACGTGCTATTTTCACATTATTTAGGGGTCGTTTAGTGGAGAAATAAGTTATCTCAGGATTAATTATACCGATATAATTATTTCGGGATTATTATCGCACCCTCCTATAGGGATAAAAATAATACTATAATTTCGGGATTAGTTATATTGCATTTTTATCGCAATCAAATGTGAGATAAATTCATCTTGTATTTAATTCCGAAATTAATTATCTCTTATCCCGTACCAAACGAACCCTTAAAAATGTAGTTATCTCAGTATTGTTTACTTAACTTTCCCAAGAAAGTCATAGGTTAAGGCAACATACAGACATAGCAACCTTATTTCATAGTTGTCTACTGTGGTTTCTTCCCTTTAATTAATTTTGTCTTGATATATAAAGGGGCTTCATATTGATCTCAAGATTACTTTTCTGTCATTTATGTTTATCTTTTCGAAGGCGAGCCTTGAGCAACAAAGAAGTTTTTTCTGGGTGATCTATAGGTTACGGGTTCGAGTTTTGAAAGCAGCTGCAGATATTTGCATTAAGTTAGACTATCTATATCATTAGCCTTTGGGGTGCGGTCCTTCTTTGGACCCTGTGTGAACACGAGATGTTTTATGCACATTAAATTAAACTATTTATATTATTATAGGATGCGACTCTTCTTTGAACCCTGTGTGAACGCGAAATATTTTATccaatattttttttatgtttatcTTTTTCCTAAGATGTTATATTTTGATTAGGTTGAAACTTTTGAGGAGTGGTTTACTGTTGAAAAGAGACCTTTGACAGGCTGACAGCAAGCCATATTAAGCAAGCAGGATAGTCAAATAAATAAGAGTAGTATAACTCAGCAAGTGAATTAAAGTATACCAATATCATGAGTTAAAAGCAGGTTGTTTTAGGCCAGCCGAATTGGTAGATAAGTAAACTTAAGAATCATTCATTAATCATTATGCTCTGCACGACTAGATACTTAATACTCTTTTTTCAAATCTCTACTACAATTAGTGGTGGTTCATAAAATGAGATCtttatagcttgtttggccaaaaaatcagtttattttgataggtatttttaaataattaaagtacttttggtgagaagcaatttgtgtttcgctaattaatttgaaaatcaCTTCTAAGCAGCAAttggtgtttgaccaagcttttaaaaagtacttctaaatatatttttttcaaaattacttctcaaaaaagtgctttcggaaagaaactacttttttctgcttatCCCAAAATGCTTAtacttctcctcaaaaacacttttttttctttctaaaagctgaacaaacttttcaacttaaaagattttttttttttttttcatttttcaaaggTTGAATAAGCTTGGCCAAAAAGGCTATTAGTCTAAACCAGCTAGAATTCAAGCTTAATGTTTGTAACCGCTTCTAGTTTACTTTGCTTTGGGAGGTGGAATAGTAGATGGCAATAGGCAGTCCTACTGACTATCATGAGTTGATGACTGTAACCTTTTTTTCAGCAAGCTAATATCATCACTTGGAATCATATATACTGCTGAATGCTTGTCATGTTAGCTTAAAATCTTAAACCAATTTTTATGTAAAAATATAATGAGATTTATCACTTTTTATGATGACCTAATTTCCAAAAATTTCACTCACCCCATTTCGGACGAAAATCTTTTCTCTTCAAATAGCGAGGTTAGTGTTTCTGAAATACTATCTTTTGTTAAAGTAAAATACGTTCGTCTTCGCGCCAATAAGAGGATTCGAATTACGCGatgaactaaaaattaaataaaggaaATAGACTATCTCAAAGTTCACAGTGGGTTGGTTTTGATGTTTTAGTTCTTCGTACTAGGGCTGTGCACAATATGGTAAATAAATACCGAATTACCGTATCGAAACGGAAACTTTTGATATATGGTATTCGGTATTTTAGTATTTGAtttaagtttttaaaataatttggtATTAAGTATGGTATctgatatttaaaaaaataataccgAAACACCGATATTGTACCGAAATATATACTAAATTACACATTATAGATATTATTGACTGACATACTATACACAATACTTTTTTTTGGCATTCACGTTGAGGTTGGTAGTAAAGCTCATGTACTTATTTAGGAAAATGGAGGAACAAGGTAGGATGCAGATTCTAACTCTTACTCTCTAGGTTGTCAAGTTGTTTAAAGTAATGTTTCAACGGTTTTAGGGTCTTTCTTACTCCATTACTCTTGTATTGTTGTTGCATATATTGGATTAGTCCTTGTTGTATTATCTAATTTCAATAATTAACTCTAAGTAAGTAACGTGATATTTTCAATGATCAAATGTATTCTTTTATGTACCTTTTTTCTCTTAGTTGATACTTGATGTTTGGACAAAGATTTTGTCAAAGGTCAGGTGAGCTTAGAACGTTTTCATTAATTACATTAATTAAGAATATTATACTCTATGGCTCTATACACTAGTTAATATTCAATTCGAATAAATTCAATTACCAAAACGTACTGAAAGTAATTAGGTATGGTATTGGTAAAGCATTTTAAGAAATCGAATACcgaaaataccgaaccgaaatgaCTAAATACCATACCATACCGACCTTTTTTGAGAAAAAAGAGTGCATTTTACAACATACGTAAGGGCATCTCCAATAGCAACTACATTTGCTATAATGCAAGTGATTTTTGGAGTAATTGGTCTCCAATGCTGCTGTATTTTTTGCTGCAAAATGGGGATGAATAGTGTCACTCCAAAACTCCAtattactttattattattattattatttaactcttttaatttatctctttatatataccttTTTTTTGGTAACTAAACATTTTTATTTACCAAGTAATATTTACAAAACATTTCCATTCTTAGTTTGATCTTGGACACAAATCCCAGGTTCAAACTGTACCTCTCAATAATATGTCTTCTAACTACTATCCTAATTATATATCCATACAAACATTAGGGTAGTAATTAAGAACTAATAATCTCTTCTTCAACCTTTGCATCATGCTGCCTCGATCATGAATTTTTTGGACTAGTTGTCGAACAATTGCTTTAATGCTCCTCTGTTTCTCTTGGAATATCCTTGAGTTCCTCTCTTGCCATATGCAATAGACTGTACCAGCTAGGGTCATTCTGTACACTTGTGTTGTAGAGCTCCTTCCTTTGTAATGACTTGCAGCCCATTCTAACTCTTGCCCTCATTCCATCACCTACCTCTGGAGTCCTTGCCACTGCAGTAGTGTTCTCCATATTCTTGCTGAGTAAGAACATTTAAAAAACAAATGCTCAATGATTTCTTTTGCTTTGTTACATAGTATGCACATTGTATTCTCAACACAGTCCCATTTGTTTAGTCTATCTCGTGTTAGCAATCTTCTGTGAGCAGCCATTAGTAGCGTAAACTTCCACTTAGGCAGTCCTGCATTGTTGCATGTAATTCTCCACTATGAAACTTTAGTAAATTCTCCTCTAAGCTTCAAATACGTTGCCTTGGTTGAAAACTTGTCCATCTGCATAAATTCTTCTTCTGTCAGCCCAACTTCCTCAACTTTCTTctttgccttcaatatcttttGAACCACCCATGATGCTTGCTTTGGGGTTCCACCTGCAGTCATGTATCTTTTGTAGCAGAGGTGCACCCATTGTATCCATATTTTATCTTCCTTTATGCTAAGGTTCCAAAGTAGCTTACATATAGATGTTTTATTCCAGATTCCTATGTCCAGTATATTCAAACCTCGAGCTACTTTTGGCCAGCATAATCTGTCCCAAGCCAACAATGCTTTCTTTGTGACTTCTACCCCTCCAGTCCATAGGAATCTCCTGCATATACTCTCTATTACTTGGATCAATTTCTTTGGCAACATAAATACTTGTGACCAAAATACTTGTATAGAAAATAATACACTCTTGATTAGTTGAATTCTGCCTGCATAAGATAAGAATCTGACAGTCCATGATTGAATTCTTCCCAATATCTTTTCTATCAATAGTTGACACTGTACCACTGATAATCTTTTAGTACTTAGAGGAACCCCCAGGTACCTCACAGGTATTGATCCTTTACAAAAGCCTAGGATTTGTAAGATCTCCTGTTATCTATCCTCACTAACTCCACCAAAGAAGACTGAGCTCTTGCTAGTGTTTGCAACTAGGCTAGAAGTTTTAGAGAATTCTTGAAAGCATTGATAGAGTAGTTGTACAGATATAGTGCCACCTCTGCAGAAAAGCAACAGATCATCCGCAAAATTGAGTTGTACTATGTTCATCTTAGCATACTTAGGATGGTAATTGAAACTTGGATTCATCTTCAATGTCTTTAGTGTTCTTGTCAAGTACTCCATAGCCAATACAAATAGATATGGAGACAATGGGTCTCCCTGCCTCTGTCCCTTCCTTGCATGAAATGGTAGTATATACTGCTTATTGATAATGATAGAGTAAGATACACTTCTCACACACTTCATAATCCAGTTGACAAATCTCCCAGACATTTGTAAATTTTCTAGAACTTGTtctatattgtcacgacccaaatcccagtcgtgatggcgcccaacacactactaggcaagcccgaccattattcaacacttaacccaatttatcaaaaatagcggaaagaaatatcaattaagcaagattaaagtactgaagaatttaacaaaatacacaatataatctcactaggacccggtgtcacgaatctgagcctctagaatacagaatatcatcctaatacatggtatatccaaagtctgataatgcggaaataaagagataggataggagggagaagatcaatggctgcgaacgccgtgcagctacctcgatactcccagaggctggatctgctgatcaactggatctactgagcctgagactgccctggatctgcacacaaggtgcagggagtaaagtgagtactccgacccagtgagtaataaaagtaactacagtccgaagataagaaaatccagtaaatacacaaagtaagctaaaatccaaatatacagcaacatatggaactgagcagctaaacaacagtataaatacaaatacatgaatgcaatgcaatgcatatgatggtacattccagtacccactgcggcgtgcagcccgagccatccatatttatttatcgtcgacgacgctcactaggggtgtgtacagactccggaggggctcctacagcccaaacgcaatatcttggccagtcattgttacctgaccggtcaaccattgttacctgaccaatttatatcatatagTGCCATtattaccactgttcaagtatatcatccagtgtcattgttaccactatttcaagtatatcacacagtgtcattgttactaCTATTTCAAGtgtatcatacagtgtcattgttaccactgtttcaagtcactttataatcagtccagaaaataatataataagccaattgggcatttacaaaacagaagttcccaacccggaatacatttaaaaatatcatttaagttttcaacacttagaattatggctgagtttgcaaaacaacatttaaaaccttggactgaaattaaatgatatgcaaatcatgctaagcagtaatatcaatcctcgaaggattttacaaatcggcacaaggccccaaacatggcatcaagcccagtaatatcaatgaagtatgtgtatcaatcaccagtatagtataaacatcacacgggatggaccaagtcacaatccccaatagtatccgaccccgcactcgccatggagtgcgtgtcacaccTCAATATAGCGCTACGATGtgaaaatccggggtttcaaaccctcaaaacagcatttacatctattactcaccttaagatggccaaaagtctactctacgatgccctttcctttcgaatcgacctcctcgcacgtcgaatcttgccaaaaccacaaggaatatattacaataggctaaaggaatataacccaatcgaaaagactcgaaaaatatcgaaaatcacgaaatttgcaaaactcgagccctgggcccacttctcgaaaaattacgaaagtcacatcaccggattcctcgtctcgtcacgagtccgtacatataaaatttatcaaaatcggagttcatttgactcctcaaatcaccaaatcttattttcaaatctctaggcctaaattctcaatttttctacaatttccatgctcaaatccatacaaaattgatgtacttaactcaaaataggtggggataacttaccttcacattgatgataaaaatcccctcttgaagctccccaaaaatcgtccatactttgaagatatgaagaaaagtgagctaaatccgtgtataaaagaatctgtctgtgcttcgtcgagttgtaccttgcacttgtgctatacaagttgtacatcctattaaaattattccttgtcggacaccttctgtttaaacacccataacgtcttgtataaatatctaaatgacaaacggtttgaagatttagaaactagactcaaagatctttaatttgataggttgtacaccatataactctttatatatcccgagatatgagcttctaaagtgcatcgtaaattctgccgaaattgctccagcagcccttttcgatccatcgtaactttct
This sequence is a window from Nicotiana sylvestris chromosome 3, ASM39365v2, whole genome shotgun sequence. Protein-coding genes within it:
- the LOC104226771 gene encoding uncharacterized protein, with amino-acid sequence MAIDMISEAPSLTTSPRISFSHNLCHKDIATTTNASNDFNSEFDFCISSSTDTETSSADELFSDGLIRPLQLQEKFVTSSKQFPLSKTQTLFNSIPPLPVSSSENEISKQEIKSEQQQKNLSNSISFWGIKRSSSVHCVNTHKKSSFWSLPLLSRSNSTGSVPNSKQSVQKQSSAQWKQMKNSSSAAAASFYTSQKPPLRKNYGNAIRISPILNVPFGLGSLFCNGKDNKKSKK